Proteins encoded together in one Quercus lobata isolate SW786 chromosome 3, ValleyOak3.0 Primary Assembly, whole genome shotgun sequence window:
- the LOC115979200 gene encoding amidase 1-like isoform X5, with amino-acid sequence MAYSMNGENKHYGTPKNPCAPDRVPGGSSSGSAVAVGAKLVDFSLGTDTGGSVRIPASHCRILGFRPSHGAISTTGVIPMAQSFDSVGWFARDPMILNRVGRVLLQLPEVDPVIPSQIIIAEDCFQLSTIPSDRVTEPLLKSVNKLFGGDLVKHAVLGDYVKEKLPSLKQFMIKGNVDQEYNIPSLAALASAVQLLLRYEFKNNHGEWISTVKPDLGPGISERVREALRATDENLDVCHSVKTELRAALNVLLGIIQDFGVLAIPTVPGPPPKLQSDQIPLEAFRAKASSLQSIAGVSGFCQVSIPLGMYDNLPVAISLLAKHGSDGFLLNFVEILYDTLQEEVGIAEQKGY; translated from the exons ATGGCATACAg TATGAATGGAGAAAACAAACATTATGGCACACCTAAAAATCCATGTGCGCCTGATCGGGTGCCTGGAGGATCTTCCAGTGGATCTGCTGTTGCAGTAGGTGCAAAGCTTGTTGATTTCTCCTTAG GAACTGACACTGGAGGAAGTGTAAGAATACCTGCATCGCATTGTAGAATTCTTGGCTTTCGGCCTTCACATGGTGCCATTTCTACAACTGGAGTAATTCCTATGGCACAGAGTTTTGATAGTGTGG GATGGTTTGCTAGAGATCCTATGATTTTGAACAGAGTTGGACGAGTACTACTGCAATTACCTGAGGTGGATCCTGTCATACCCTCTCAGATAATTATTGCTGAAGATTGTTTCCAGCTTTCAACCATTCCAAGTGATCGAGTTACTGAACCTCTTCTTAAATCAGTGAACAAGTTATTTGGGG GTGATCTGGTAAAGCATGCAGTCCTTGGGGACTATGTCAAGGAAAAGCTTCCAAGTTTAAAACAATTTATGATCAAGGGAAACGTCGATCAAGAGTATAATATACCATCTTTGGCAGCTCTTGCAAGTGCAGTACAGTTGCTTTTAAG GTATGAATTCAAGAATAACCATGGCGAGTGGATTAGTACTGTCAAACCTGATTTAGGTCCTGGAATATCAGAACGTGTACGGGAAGCCCTTAGGGCAACAGATGAAAATTTGGATGTTTGTCACTCTGTGAAGACTGAACTACGTGCTGCTCTGAATGTTCTTCTTGGG ATTATTCAGGATTTTGGTGTCCTGGCAATTCCCACAGTTCCAGGGCCTCCACCAAAACTACAAAGTGATCAAATTCCATTGGAAGCTTTTCGTGCCAAGGCTTCTAGCTTGCAGTCAATTGCTGGAGTATCTGGATTCTGccaa GTGAGCATACCACTAGGGATGTATGATAATCTTCCTGTGGCAATTTCCTTGTTGGCGAAACATGGTTCAGATGGATTCCTGCTTAATTTTGTTGAGATTCTTTATGATACTCTCCAAGAAGAGGTTGGCATTGCTGAGCAAAAGGGTTACTGA
- the LOC115979200 gene encoding amidase 1-like isoform X1, with protein MAKDTDYGAFMEKFVLQQSSSARELPLNSLTFAVKDMSVLITLFAQRFDVDGYVTGFGNPDWARTHPAATSTAPAVLAVLRGGATCVGKTVLDEMAYSMNGENKHYGTPKNPCAPDRVPGGSSSGSAVAVGAKLVDFSLGTDTGGSVRIPASHCRILGFRPSHGAISTTGVIPMAQSFDSVGWFARDPMILNRVGRVLLQLPEVDPVIPSQIIIAEDCFQLSTIPSDRVTEPLLKSVNKLFGGDLVKHAVLGDYVKEKLPSLKQFMIKGNVDQEYNIPSLAALASAVQLLLRYEFKNNHGEWISTVKPDLGPGISERVREALRATDENLDVCHSVKTELRAALNVLLGIIQDFGVLAIPTVPGPPPKLQSDQIPLEAFRAKASSLQSIAGVSGFCQVSIPLGMYDNLPVAISLLAKHGSDGFLLNFVEILYDTLQEEVGIAEQKGY; from the exons ATGGCAAAAGACACTGACTATGGAGCTTTCATGGAGAAGTTCGTTCTACAACAAAGCTCATCAGCCCGTGAGCTTCCTTTGAATTCACTCACCTTTGCTGTTAAAGACATGTCAGTCCTAATTACACTCTTTGCTCAGAG ATTTGATGTGGATGGATATGTGACTGGGTTCGGAAATCCTGACTGGGCGAGGACTCATCCGGCTGCCACATCAACAGCCCCAGCCGTTTTGGCTGTCTTAAGGGGAGGTGCAACATGTGTTGGTAAAACTGTCTTGGACGAAATGGCATACAg TATGAATGGAGAAAACAAACATTATGGCACACCTAAAAATCCATGTGCGCCTGATCGGGTGCCTGGAGGATCTTCCAGTGGATCTGCTGTTGCAGTAGGTGCAAAGCTTGTTGATTTCTCCTTAG GAACTGACACTGGAGGAAGTGTAAGAATACCTGCATCGCATTGTAGAATTCTTGGCTTTCGGCCTTCACATGGTGCCATTTCTACAACTGGAGTAATTCCTATGGCACAGAGTTTTGATAGTGTGG GATGGTTTGCTAGAGATCCTATGATTTTGAACAGAGTTGGACGAGTACTACTGCAATTACCTGAGGTGGATCCTGTCATACCCTCTCAGATAATTATTGCTGAAGATTGTTTCCAGCTTTCAACCATTCCAAGTGATCGAGTTACTGAACCTCTTCTTAAATCAGTGAACAAGTTATTTGGGG GTGATCTGGTAAAGCATGCAGTCCTTGGGGACTATGTCAAGGAAAAGCTTCCAAGTTTAAAACAATTTATGATCAAGGGAAACGTCGATCAAGAGTATAATATACCATCTTTGGCAGCTCTTGCAAGTGCAGTACAGTTGCTTTTAAG GTATGAATTCAAGAATAACCATGGCGAGTGGATTAGTACTGTCAAACCTGATTTAGGTCCTGGAATATCAGAACGTGTACGGGAAGCCCTTAGGGCAACAGATGAAAATTTGGATGTTTGTCACTCTGTGAAGACTGAACTACGTGCTGCTCTGAATGTTCTTCTTGGG ATTATTCAGGATTTTGGTGTCCTGGCAATTCCCACAGTTCCAGGGCCTCCACCAAAACTACAAAGTGATCAAATTCCATTGGAAGCTTTTCGTGCCAAGGCTTCTAGCTTGCAGTCAATTGCTGGAGTATCTGGATTCTGccaa GTGAGCATACCACTAGGGATGTATGATAATCTTCCTGTGGCAATTTCCTTGTTGGCGAAACATGGTTCAGATGGATTCCTGCTTAATTTTGTTGAGATTCTTTATGATACTCTCCAAGAAGAGGTTGGCATTGCTGAGCAAAAGGGTTACTGA
- the LOC115979200 gene encoding amidase 1-like isoform X3 → MAKDTDYGAFMEKFVLQQSSSARELPLNSLTFAVKDIFDVDGYVTGFGNPDWARTHPAATSTAPAVLAVLRGGATCVGKTVLDEMAYSMNGENKHYGTPKNPCAPDRVPGGSSSGSAVAVGAKLVDFSLGTDTGGSVRIPASHCRILGFRPSHGAISTTGVIPMAQSFDSVGWFARDPMILNRVGRVLLQLPEVDPVIPSQIIIAEDCFQLSTIPSDRVTEPLLKSVNKLFGGDLVKHAVLGDYVKEKLPSLKQFMIKGNVDQEYNIPSLAALASAVQLLLRYEFKNNHGEWISTVKPDLGPGISERVREALRATDENLDVCHSVKTELRAALNVLLGIIQDFGVLAIPTVPGPPPKLQSDQIPLEAFRAKASSLQSIAGVSGFCQVSIPLGMYDNLPVAISLLAKHGSDGFLLNFVEILYDTLQEEVGIAEQKGY, encoded by the exons ATGGCAAAAGACACTGACTATGGAGCTTTCATGGAGAAGTTCGTTCTACAACAAAGCTCATCAGCCCGTGAGCTTCCTTTGAATTCACTCACCTTTGCTGTTAAAGACAT ATTTGATGTGGATGGATATGTGACTGGGTTCGGAAATCCTGACTGGGCGAGGACTCATCCGGCTGCCACATCAACAGCCCCAGCCGTTTTGGCTGTCTTAAGGGGAGGTGCAACATGTGTTGGTAAAACTGTCTTGGACGAAATGGCATACAg TATGAATGGAGAAAACAAACATTATGGCACACCTAAAAATCCATGTGCGCCTGATCGGGTGCCTGGAGGATCTTCCAGTGGATCTGCTGTTGCAGTAGGTGCAAAGCTTGTTGATTTCTCCTTAG GAACTGACACTGGAGGAAGTGTAAGAATACCTGCATCGCATTGTAGAATTCTTGGCTTTCGGCCTTCACATGGTGCCATTTCTACAACTGGAGTAATTCCTATGGCACAGAGTTTTGATAGTGTGG GATGGTTTGCTAGAGATCCTATGATTTTGAACAGAGTTGGACGAGTACTACTGCAATTACCTGAGGTGGATCCTGTCATACCCTCTCAGATAATTATTGCTGAAGATTGTTTCCAGCTTTCAACCATTCCAAGTGATCGAGTTACTGAACCTCTTCTTAAATCAGTGAACAAGTTATTTGGGG GTGATCTGGTAAAGCATGCAGTCCTTGGGGACTATGTCAAGGAAAAGCTTCCAAGTTTAAAACAATTTATGATCAAGGGAAACGTCGATCAAGAGTATAATATACCATCTTTGGCAGCTCTTGCAAGTGCAGTACAGTTGCTTTTAAG GTATGAATTCAAGAATAACCATGGCGAGTGGATTAGTACTGTCAAACCTGATTTAGGTCCTGGAATATCAGAACGTGTACGGGAAGCCCTTAGGGCAACAGATGAAAATTTGGATGTTTGTCACTCTGTGAAGACTGAACTACGTGCTGCTCTGAATGTTCTTCTTGGG ATTATTCAGGATTTTGGTGTCCTGGCAATTCCCACAGTTCCAGGGCCTCCACCAAAACTACAAAGTGATCAAATTCCATTGGAAGCTTTTCGTGCCAAGGCTTCTAGCTTGCAGTCAATTGCTGGAGTATCTGGATTCTGccaa GTGAGCATACCACTAGGGATGTATGATAATCTTCCTGTGGCAATTTCCTTGTTGGCGAAACATGGTTCAGATGGATTCCTGCTTAATTTTGTTGAGATTCTTTATGATACTCTCCAAGAAGAGGTTGGCATTGCTGAGCAAAAGGGTTACTGA
- the LOC115979321 gene encoding protein FAM32A-like, which produces MSGYENVVGGKLKLKGKALDVKAGGVKKKKKNKKRQDQISEVTENELPAGGSAELSTDPNEEDVDDAKKMSGDGKTVHCDDHLTPAEKRYIEQRDQIDVHRLAKVANKSHRDRIQDFNQYLANMSEHYDIPKVGPG; this is translated from the exons ATGTCAGGTTATGAGAATGTCGTTGGGGGTAAGCTGAAGCTTAAGGGAAAAGCCCTGGATGTCAAGGCTGGTggggtgaagaagaaaaagaaaaataagaaacgTCAGGATCAAATTTCAGAGGTTACAGAAAATGAACTTCCAGCAG GTGGAAGTGCAGAGCTATCCACTGATCCTAACGAGGAAGATGTAGATGATGCCAAAAAAATGAGTGGCGATGGGAAGACTGTTCATTGTGACGATCATCTCACTCCTGCAGAAAAGCGATATATTGAACAGAGGGATCAAATTGATGTTCATAGATTGGCTAAGGTAGCTAATAAATCTCACCGTGACAGGATTCAGGATTTCAACCAGTATCTTGCAAACATGAGTGAGCATTATGACATTCCTAAAGTTGGTCCAGGATGA
- the LOC115979200 gene encoding amidase 1-like isoform X6, whose translation MAKDTDYGAFMEKFVLQQSSSARELPLNSLTFAVKDMSVLITLFAQRFDVDGYVTGFGNPDWARTHPAATSTAPAVLAVLRGGATCVGKTVLDEMAYSMNGENKHYGTPKNPCAPDRVPGGSSSGSAVAVGAKLVDFSLGTDTGGSVRIPASHCRILGFRPSHGAISTTGVIPMAQSFDSVGWFARDPMILNRVGRVLLQLPEVDPVIPSQIIIAEDCFQLSTIPSDRVTEPLLKSVNKLFGGDLVKHAVLGDYVKEKLPSLKQFMIKGNVDQEYNIPSLAALASAVQLLLRYEFKNNHGEWISTVKPDLGPGISERVREALRATDENLDVCHSVKTELRAALNVLLGLE comes from the exons ATGGCAAAAGACACTGACTATGGAGCTTTCATGGAGAAGTTCGTTCTACAACAAAGCTCATCAGCCCGTGAGCTTCCTTTGAATTCACTCACCTTTGCTGTTAAAGACATGTCAGTCCTAATTACACTCTTTGCTCAGAG ATTTGATGTGGATGGATATGTGACTGGGTTCGGAAATCCTGACTGGGCGAGGACTCATCCGGCTGCCACATCAACAGCCCCAGCCGTTTTGGCTGTCTTAAGGGGAGGTGCAACATGTGTTGGTAAAACTGTCTTGGACGAAATGGCATACAg TATGAATGGAGAAAACAAACATTATGGCACACCTAAAAATCCATGTGCGCCTGATCGGGTGCCTGGAGGATCTTCCAGTGGATCTGCTGTTGCAGTAGGTGCAAAGCTTGTTGATTTCTCCTTAG GAACTGACACTGGAGGAAGTGTAAGAATACCTGCATCGCATTGTAGAATTCTTGGCTTTCGGCCTTCACATGGTGCCATTTCTACAACTGGAGTAATTCCTATGGCACAGAGTTTTGATAGTGTGG GATGGTTTGCTAGAGATCCTATGATTTTGAACAGAGTTGGACGAGTACTACTGCAATTACCTGAGGTGGATCCTGTCATACCCTCTCAGATAATTATTGCTGAAGATTGTTTCCAGCTTTCAACCATTCCAAGTGATCGAGTTACTGAACCTCTTCTTAAATCAGTGAACAAGTTATTTGGGG GTGATCTGGTAAAGCATGCAGTCCTTGGGGACTATGTCAAGGAAAAGCTTCCAAGTTTAAAACAATTTATGATCAAGGGAAACGTCGATCAAGAGTATAATATACCATCTTTGGCAGCTCTTGCAAGTGCAGTACAGTTGCTTTTAAG GTATGAATTCAAGAATAACCATGGCGAGTGGATTAGTACTGTCAAACCTGATTTAGGTCCTGGAATATCAGAACGTGTACGGGAAGCCCTTAGGGCAACAGATGAAAATTTGGATGTTTGTCACTCTGTGAAGACTGAACTACGTGCTGCTCTGAATGTTCTTCTTGGG CTTGAGTAA
- the LOC115979200 gene encoding amidase 1-like isoform X4 produces MAKDTDYGAFMEKFVLQQSSSARELPLNSLTFAVKDIFDVDGYVTGFGNPDWARTHPAATSTAPAVLAVLRGGATCVGKTVLDEMAYSMNGENKHYGTPKNPCAPDRVPGGSSSGSAVAVGAKLVDFSLGTDTGGSVRIPASHCRILGFRPSHGAISTTGVIPMAQSFDSVGWFARDPMILNRVGRVLLQLPEVDPVIPSQIIIAEDCFQLSTIPSDRVTEPLLKSVNKLFGGDLVKHAVLGDYVKEKLPSLKQFMIKGNVDQEYNIPSLAALASAVQLLLRYEFKNNHGEWISTVKPDLGPGISERVREALRATDENLDVCHSVKTELRAALNVLLGDFGVLAIPTVPGPPPKLQSDQIPLEAFRAKASSLQSIAGVSGFCQVSIPLGMYDNLPVAISLLAKHGSDGFLLNFVEILYDTLQEEVGIAEQKGY; encoded by the exons ATGGCAAAAGACACTGACTATGGAGCTTTCATGGAGAAGTTCGTTCTACAACAAAGCTCATCAGCCCGTGAGCTTCCTTTGAATTCACTCACCTTTGCTGTTAAAGACAT ATTTGATGTGGATGGATATGTGACTGGGTTCGGAAATCCTGACTGGGCGAGGACTCATCCGGCTGCCACATCAACAGCCCCAGCCGTTTTGGCTGTCTTAAGGGGAGGTGCAACATGTGTTGGTAAAACTGTCTTGGACGAAATGGCATACAg TATGAATGGAGAAAACAAACATTATGGCACACCTAAAAATCCATGTGCGCCTGATCGGGTGCCTGGAGGATCTTCCAGTGGATCTGCTGTTGCAGTAGGTGCAAAGCTTGTTGATTTCTCCTTAG GAACTGACACTGGAGGAAGTGTAAGAATACCTGCATCGCATTGTAGAATTCTTGGCTTTCGGCCTTCACATGGTGCCATTTCTACAACTGGAGTAATTCCTATGGCACAGAGTTTTGATAGTGTGG GATGGTTTGCTAGAGATCCTATGATTTTGAACAGAGTTGGACGAGTACTACTGCAATTACCTGAGGTGGATCCTGTCATACCCTCTCAGATAATTATTGCTGAAGATTGTTTCCAGCTTTCAACCATTCCAAGTGATCGAGTTACTGAACCTCTTCTTAAATCAGTGAACAAGTTATTTGGGG GTGATCTGGTAAAGCATGCAGTCCTTGGGGACTATGTCAAGGAAAAGCTTCCAAGTTTAAAACAATTTATGATCAAGGGAAACGTCGATCAAGAGTATAATATACCATCTTTGGCAGCTCTTGCAAGTGCAGTACAGTTGCTTTTAAG GTATGAATTCAAGAATAACCATGGCGAGTGGATTAGTACTGTCAAACCTGATTTAGGTCCTGGAATATCAGAACGTGTACGGGAAGCCCTTAGGGCAACAGATGAAAATTTGGATGTTTGTCACTCTGTGAAGACTGAACTACGTGCTGCTCTGAATGTTCTTCTTGGG GATTTTGGTGTCCTGGCAATTCCCACAGTTCCAGGGCCTCCACCAAAACTACAAAGTGATCAAATTCCATTGGAAGCTTTTCGTGCCAAGGCTTCTAGCTTGCAGTCAATTGCTGGAGTATCTGGATTCTGccaa GTGAGCATACCACTAGGGATGTATGATAATCTTCCTGTGGCAATTTCCTTGTTGGCGAAACATGGTTCAGATGGATTCCTGCTTAATTTTGTTGAGATTCTTTATGATACTCTCCAAGAAGAGGTTGGCATTGCTGAGCAAAAGGGTTACTGA
- the LOC115982987 gene encoding F-box protein At3g07870-like → MTDNLAEVSKSITEEAMWDSLPHEILTHVFLRLPIKSIITCTSVSKTWKSLIRNPSFISTHLLHSSNNLLLFRLRPEPLAKAVKQLKRIGDEKEVYALHWDDNTNFHQYTTFDDFPFHGQSGTEVFRVVGTCNGLICLADDLLYTYAYNFILWNPCVKKYVRLPHPNFSFMTTGPYTTAVGFGFDSKTNDYKVVRFVAPEDGDFEEGEFLPKVEVYSLATGKWRVVTAQCPKCAVRDAMLVCQRLQAFVNGALHLVCYKRTQEIRFLYFVLVFDLEDEVFREIPLPKHSDSNMFYWNWVSILAYGNSIALLEPGYLLHILDIWVLKNYADASSWTKIISLDAQAPP, encoded by the coding sequence ATGACAGACAACTTAGCTGAAGTTTCGAAATCCATCACCGAAGAAGCAATGTGGGACTCTCTTCCTCATGAAATCCTAACCCACGTTTTCCTACGCCTACCCATCAAATCCATCATCACTTGCACCTCTGTCTCCAAAACATGGAAATCCCTCATCCGAAACCCCTCTTTCATTTCCACTCATCTTCTCCACTCCTCCAACAACCTCCTCCTCTTCAGACTCCGCCCTGAGCCTCTCGCCAAAGCAGTCAAACAATTGAAACGAATCGGAGACGAAAAAGAAGTCTACGCTTTACATTGGGACGACAATACTAATTTCCATCAATACACCACCTTTGACGACTTCCCTTTCCATGGCCAAAGTGGTACTGAAGTATTCCGCGTGGTTGGTACTTGTAATGGCTTGATTTGCCTAGCTGATGATTTATTATACACTTATGCTTATAATTTCATTCTCTGGAACCCTTGTGTTAAAAAATACGTGCGACTTCCTCACCCCAATTTCTCCTTCATGACTACCGGTCCCTACACCACGGctgttgggtttgggtttgattccAAAACCAATGACTATAAGGTGGTCAGGTTTGTCGCACCTGAGGATGGCGACTTCGAAGAGGGTGAATTTCTACCCAAGGTTGAGGTCTACTCACTTGCCACTGGGAAATGGAGAGTGGTTACTGCTCAATGTCCCAAATGTGCTGTTCGTGATGCAATGTTGGTCTGCCAACGCCTACAGGCTTTTGTCAATGGGGCTTTGCATTTGGTCTGTTACAAGAGAACTCAAGAAATCAGATTTCTCTActttgttttggtgtttgatttgGAGGATGAGGTCTTCCGTGAGATACCGCTGCCTAAGCATTCCGATTCCAATATGTTCTATTGGAACTGGGTATCTATTTTGGCATATGGGAATTCCATTGCGCTGCTTGAACCTGGGTATCTTCTTCACATTCTCGATATATGGGTGTTGAAAAACTATGCAGATGCGTCATCATGGACCAAAATTATAAGTTTGGATGCTCAAGCGCCTCCATAG
- the LOC115979200 gene encoding amidase 1-like isoform X2: MAKDTDYGAFMEKFVLQQSSSARELPLNSLTFAVKDMSVLITLFAQRFDVDGYVTGFGNPDWARTHPAATSTAPAVLAVLRGGATCVGKTVLDEMAYSMNGENKHYGTPKNPCAPDRVPGGSSSGSAVAVGAKLVDFSLGTDTGGSVRIPASHCRILGFRPSHGAISTTGVIPMAQSFDSVGWFARDPMILNRVGRVLLQLPEVDPVIPSQIIIAEDCFQLSTIPSDRVTEPLLKSVNKLFGGDLVKHAVLGDYVKEKLPSLKQFMIKGNVDQEYNIPSLAALASAVQLLLRYEFKNNHGEWISTVKPDLGPGISERVREALRATDENLDVCHSVKTELRAALNVLLGDFGVLAIPTVPGPPPKLQSDQIPLEAFRAKASSLQSIAGVSGFCQVSIPLGMYDNLPVAISLLAKHGSDGFLLNFVEILYDTLQEEVGIAEQKGY; the protein is encoded by the exons ATGGCAAAAGACACTGACTATGGAGCTTTCATGGAGAAGTTCGTTCTACAACAAAGCTCATCAGCCCGTGAGCTTCCTTTGAATTCACTCACCTTTGCTGTTAAAGACATGTCAGTCCTAATTACACTCTTTGCTCAGAG ATTTGATGTGGATGGATATGTGACTGGGTTCGGAAATCCTGACTGGGCGAGGACTCATCCGGCTGCCACATCAACAGCCCCAGCCGTTTTGGCTGTCTTAAGGGGAGGTGCAACATGTGTTGGTAAAACTGTCTTGGACGAAATGGCATACAg TATGAATGGAGAAAACAAACATTATGGCACACCTAAAAATCCATGTGCGCCTGATCGGGTGCCTGGAGGATCTTCCAGTGGATCTGCTGTTGCAGTAGGTGCAAAGCTTGTTGATTTCTCCTTAG GAACTGACACTGGAGGAAGTGTAAGAATACCTGCATCGCATTGTAGAATTCTTGGCTTTCGGCCTTCACATGGTGCCATTTCTACAACTGGAGTAATTCCTATGGCACAGAGTTTTGATAGTGTGG GATGGTTTGCTAGAGATCCTATGATTTTGAACAGAGTTGGACGAGTACTACTGCAATTACCTGAGGTGGATCCTGTCATACCCTCTCAGATAATTATTGCTGAAGATTGTTTCCAGCTTTCAACCATTCCAAGTGATCGAGTTACTGAACCTCTTCTTAAATCAGTGAACAAGTTATTTGGGG GTGATCTGGTAAAGCATGCAGTCCTTGGGGACTATGTCAAGGAAAAGCTTCCAAGTTTAAAACAATTTATGATCAAGGGAAACGTCGATCAAGAGTATAATATACCATCTTTGGCAGCTCTTGCAAGTGCAGTACAGTTGCTTTTAAG GTATGAATTCAAGAATAACCATGGCGAGTGGATTAGTACTGTCAAACCTGATTTAGGTCCTGGAATATCAGAACGTGTACGGGAAGCCCTTAGGGCAACAGATGAAAATTTGGATGTTTGTCACTCTGTGAAGACTGAACTACGTGCTGCTCTGAATGTTCTTCTTGGG GATTTTGGTGTCCTGGCAATTCCCACAGTTCCAGGGCCTCCACCAAAACTACAAAGTGATCAAATTCCATTGGAAGCTTTTCGTGCCAAGGCTTCTAGCTTGCAGTCAATTGCTGGAGTATCTGGATTCTGccaa GTGAGCATACCACTAGGGATGTATGATAATCTTCCTGTGGCAATTTCCTTGTTGGCGAAACATGGTTCAGATGGATTCCTGCTTAATTTTGTTGAGATTCTTTATGATACTCTCCAAGAAGAGGTTGGCATTGCTGAGCAAAAGGGTTACTGA